The following are encoded in a window of Limibacter armeniacum genomic DNA:
- a CDS encoding AAA family ATPase: protein MLIEFAVTNFRSIREKQFLSMLPSARVRAATNEQRLLKHSCYSNLPVLGTAVIYGANASGKSNMLSALELLKVMVEEGHNATLGEGVVKYNPFRMQQPAHLPTDFEIRFIAKDKLLYEYFLSFNAKEIVYEALYCYPKSRKVKLFERQHGHPISFGKYFKGEKKSIEIHTLPNQLFLSKAANNNLEQLKEVYLFFKKHLRTYISHKTLYDEQLLSGIAKYMANNPDSNFTHNLTMLVSHADTGIVELIGQKIPHETDHFFESADLYTIKTVHKVIQLEEDRTENLLFDLREESAGTRKLIALGGLIMRVLDAGDVLVIDELDKSMHTHLTKTLIKLFHSTESNPNKAQLIFATHDASLLGEGLFRFDQINLSEKMEDGATEISVVSDIPDLKQDFPLLEWYLTGKFGGTPLINEADMEFTFRKEQ from the coding sequence ATGCTGATTGAATTTGCTGTGACCAACTTCCGCTCTATTCGAGAGAAGCAATTTCTTTCCATGCTTCCCTCTGCTAGAGTCCGTGCAGCCACCAACGAGCAACGACTCCTTAAGCACTCCTGTTACAGCAACTTACCCGTTCTTGGTACTGCCGTAATTTATGGAGCTAACGCATCCGGAAAGAGCAATATGCTCAGTGCATTGGAACTCTTGAAAGTCATGGTCGAAGAAGGACACAATGCTACCTTGGGAGAAGGGGTTGTCAAATACAATCCATTCCGGATGCAACAGCCAGCCCACCTCCCTACTGATTTTGAGATTCGGTTTATTGCCAAAGACAAGCTACTGTATGAATATTTCCTGTCATTCAATGCCAAGGAAATTGTATACGAAGCACTGTACTGTTACCCAAAAAGCCGGAAAGTAAAACTGTTTGAACGTCAACATGGACATCCTATCTCATTTGGTAAATATTTTAAGGGAGAAAAAAAGTCCATAGAAATTCACACCCTGCCCAACCAGCTGTTTCTCTCCAAAGCTGCCAACAACAACCTTGAACAACTAAAAGAGGTTTACCTCTTTTTCAAAAAACACTTACGTACCTATATTTCTCACAAGACCCTCTATGATGAACAGTTGCTAAGCGGAATAGCCAAGTATATGGCTAATAATCCTGACAGTAACTTTACCCATAACCTGACTATGCTGGTGAGCCACGCCGACACGGGAATAGTCGAACTGATCGGACAAAAAATTCCCCACGAAACCGATCACTTTTTTGAAAGCGCAGACCTTTACACCATCAAAACAGTCCATAAGGTAATCCAACTAGAAGAAGATAGAACTGAAAACCTGCTGTTTGACCTAAGGGAAGAATCAGCAGGAACCCGAAAGCTGATCGCTTTAGGTGGATTAATCATGCGGGTACTCGATGCTGGAGACGTATTAGTGATTGATGAGCTGGACAAAAGCATGCATACCCATTTGACAAAAACCTTGATCAAACTCTTTCACAGCACTGAATCAAACCCGAATAAGGCACAACTTATTTTTGCCACACATGATGCATCCCTACTGGGAGAAGGGTTATTTCGTTTCGATCAGATCAACTTGTCGGAAAAGATGGAAGATGGTGCTACTGAAATTTCTGTAGTTTCAGATATCCCTGACCTGAAGCAAGACTTTCCGTTATTGGAATGGTACCTCACAGGCAAGTTTGGTGGCACACCGCTTATCAATGAGGCAGATATGGAATTCACTTTTCGGAAAGAGCAATAA
- a CDS encoding iron-sulfur cluster assembly protein, with the protein MSQEITLKDRIINAIKTVYDPEIPVDVYELGLIYEVNIIPPLNDKVHILMTLTSPACPSAEQLPGEVKLVVGQLEDINEVEVEITFDPPYTQEMMSEQAKLELGFL; encoded by the coding sequence ATGAGCCAAGAAATTACGCTAAAGGATAGAATCATCAACGCCATCAAAACTGTATATGATCCCGAGATTCCAGTGGATGTATATGAGTTAGGGCTTATTTATGAAGTCAATATTATACCGCCACTCAACGACAAGGTTCATATCCTAATGACCCTTACGTCACCTGCTTGCCCATCTGCTGAACAGCTGCCGGGCGAGGTAAAACTGGTGGTTGGACAGCTAGAAGACATTAACGAAGTAGAGGTCGAAATCACTTTCGATCCTCCATATACACAAGAGATGATGTCTGAACAAGCTAAACTTGAGCTTGGTTTCCTGTAA
- a CDS encoding DUF4112 domain-containing protein, with product MSDQHTKRNALQHPSLKFLDKVAMIMDDGFRIPGTKMRIGLDPIISMLPVAGDTASFLMSALAVIVAARHGASTKVVGQMVGNILVDYIAGTVPVVGDMFDFAFKANRRNYKLMKQQFDTESEVEKQKPRSKALIIAMIVGMFLVFALVTALMIWVLGQLFS from the coding sequence ATGAGCGATCAACACACAAAACGTAATGCCTTACAGCATCCTTCTCTGAAGTTTTTGGATAAGGTAGCAATGATTATGGACGATGGCTTTCGAATTCCAGGAACCAAAATGCGTATTGGTCTGGATCCTATTATCAGTATGCTACCAGTGGCAGGGGATACCGCTTCATTCCTGATGTCAGCATTGGCAGTGATCGTTGCGGCTAGGCATGGTGCAAGTACAAAAGTGGTCGGACAGATGGTCGGGAATATTTTGGTGGACTATATCGCAGGTACAGTACCTGTAGTTGGAGATATGTTTGACTTTGCTTTTAAGGCTAACCGCCGAAACTATAAGCTGATGAAACAGCAATTTGACACAGAGTCCGAGGTGGAAAAGCAAAAACCGAGGTCAAAGGCACTGATCATAGCCATGATTGTGGGAATGTTTTTGGTATTTGCTTTGGTAACAGCACTGATGATTTGGGTGTTGGGTCAACTGTTCAGCTGA
- the cobC gene encoding alpha-ribazole phosphatase, producing MEIYLIRHTTPDVAKGICYGQTDLGVKTSFGEEVSRLKTLLPERFDHIYHSPLQRCVQLAQEFESPIVKTDDRLKEMSFGDWEMLPWNDIPKEQLDPFMQDFVNLCPPQGESFNIFHERVNAFFNEIPYEEGKTVGIFAHGGVIRSIICGILDIPLEKAFQVVVDFGRYCKLKRISADITNVMMVNA from the coding sequence ATGGAAATCTACCTGATCAGACATACTACTCCCGACGTAGCCAAAGGCATCTGTTATGGACAAACTGACCTTGGTGTAAAAACATCTTTTGGGGAAGAGGTAAGCAGACTGAAAACATTATTACCAGAACGATTTGACCATATCTACCACAGTCCCCTTCAACGTTGCGTACAACTGGCTCAAGAGTTTGAATCTCCTATTGTCAAAACAGATGACAGACTAAAGGAAATGTCTTTTGGTGATTGGGAAATGCTTCCTTGGAACGATATACCCAAAGAACAACTTGACCCTTTTATGCAAGACTTCGTAAACCTTTGCCCTCCACAAGGTGAGTCCTTCAATATTTTCCATGAGCGTGTCAATGCTTTTTTCAATGAAATACCCTACGAGGAAGGCAAAACCGTAGGCATCTTTGCTCATGGTGGCGTAATTCGCTCTATCATCTGTGGAATTCTAGATATACCTTTAGAAAAGGCTTTTCAAGTAGTCGTAGACTTTGGCAGATACTGCAAGCTGAAAAGAATCTCTGCCGACATTACCAATGTTATGATGGTAAATGCCTGA
- a CDS encoding ABC transporter ATP-binding protein, with the protein MLKTNNLTFCYKNNVANMLRFPDLDVKQGEHFLVLGNSGCGKTTFLHLTAGLLKPQNGNIIIGDTDLTNLSASKLDHFRGKNIGIIFQKPHFVRSLTVEENLYAAQYLGGVKQDKRRVEEVLGRLNIAHKLKASMFALSEGEKQRVSVAMALINRPKVVLADEPTASLDDENAREVANLLEHHSAEENATLIIVTHDNRLKAQFPQQLQLQPQTSDIRQ; encoded by the coding sequence ATGCTTAAGACAAACAATCTTACTTTTTGTTATAAAAACAACGTAGCAAATATGCTCCGGTTTCCTGACTTGGATGTCAAACAAGGAGAACATTTTCTGGTTTTAGGCAACTCAGGTTGTGGCAAAACCACTTTCCTACATCTAACCGCAGGACTACTGAAACCACAAAACGGTAACATTATTATCGGGGATACAGACCTCACCAACCTCAGTGCTTCCAAACTGGATCATTTCAGAGGTAAAAACATCGGGATCATCTTTCAGAAACCACACTTTGTCCGTTCACTGACGGTGGAGGAAAACCTATACGCTGCACAGTACCTCGGAGGTGTTAAGCAAGACAAACGTCGTGTAGAAGAAGTATTAGGAAGGTTGAATATAGCCCACAAGCTAAAGGCTAGTATGTTTGCACTCAGTGAAGGTGAAAAACAAAGGGTCTCAGTTGCGATGGCATTGATCAACCGACCAAAGGTAGTATTGGCTGATGAACCGACAGCAAGTCTTGATGATGAGAATGCCCGTGAGGTAGCGAACTTGCTTGAACACCATTCTGCTGAGGAGAATGCGACGTTAATTATTGTTACACATGACAATCGCCTGAAGGCTCAATTCCCTCAGCAACTTCAACTACAGCCACAGACTTCAGATATCAGACAATAG
- a CDS encoding adenosylcobinamide-GDP ribazoletransferase: MKREVHIFFTAIMFYTRLPAPKWIGYHYQEQYLNEATKYFPFIGWVVAGFAAASFWGFQYILPASISLLLSMVISILTTGAFHEDGFADVCDGFGGGWTKEKILTIMKDSRLGTYGSVGLVSILALKFTTLLEISSTAHLNVLVALFTAHAASRFFASIFIYTDRYVRENDDSKAKPIAKKLKVSHLLMGAIFGLSPAIYFFGLYSIAIFGAMLLSWLYLRRYFNKWIGGYTGDCLGAVQQVTEIMAYLAILVIYQL; the protein is encoded by the coding sequence ATGAAAAGAGAAGTCCATATTTTTTTTACTGCTATTATGTTCTACACTCGCCTTCCTGCTCCAAAGTGGATTGGCTACCATTACCAAGAACAATACCTTAATGAAGCGACAAAATACTTTCCATTTATAGGATGGGTGGTTGCTGGATTTGCAGCTGCTTCCTTCTGGGGCTTTCAATACATACTGCCTGCAAGTATAAGTCTGTTGCTTTCCATGGTCATCAGCATTCTAACAACAGGTGCATTTCATGAAGACGGATTTGCTGATGTCTGTGATGGTTTTGGTGGTGGATGGACCAAGGAAAAAATACTGACCATCATGAAAGATAGCCGGTTGGGTACCTATGGGTCTGTTGGACTGGTCAGTATTTTGGCTCTAAAGTTTACTACGCTACTGGAAATCTCCTCAACCGCTCACCTGAATGTACTGGTTGCGCTCTTCACTGCTCATGCTGCAAGTCGCTTTTTCGCATCCATATTTATTTACACAGATCGCTATGTCAGAGAAAATGATGACAGCAAAGCAAAACCTATCGCTAAAAAGCTAAAGGTTTCACATTTACTGATGGGCGCTATCTTTGGCCTATCCCCTGCCATCTATTTCTTTGGTTTATACAGCATTGCCATATTTGGAGCTATGCTTCTTAGCTGGCTTTACCTAAGACGATACTTCAATAAGTGGATTGGCGGATACACAGGTGACTGCTTGGGTGCCGTACAACAGGTCACTGAAATCATGGCTTATCTGGCAATTTTAGTAATTTATCAACTGTGA
- a CDS encoding RloB family protein: MRRTRPDKVKTLRQRVLILCEGAQTEPNYFNGLKHDMKLRRRLSAVDIEVYQPKQYTPLGLIREAITKKKKALSKRNPYDAIWLVFDRDFHRHIEEVFDMCYKNDVQIAYSNICFELWFLLHFEQVTSPFNKCKNLISYLHDEHNLRYQKNGKNYEQFKELTQQAIANARLLESYHEYNTKTKGPKYEWNPYTNVYELVEYLLDL; the protein is encoded by the coding sequence ATGAGACGAACACGACCAGATAAAGTCAAAACATTGCGTCAGCGCGTGCTTATACTCTGTGAAGGAGCACAGACAGAGCCTAATTATTTTAACGGTTTAAAGCATGACATGAAACTCCGTCGCAGGCTAAGCGCTGTTGATATTGAAGTTTATCAACCTAAACAGTACACACCTTTAGGACTAATCAGGGAAGCCATCACCAAAAAGAAAAAAGCCCTATCAAAACGTAACCCTTATGATGCTATCTGGCTGGTTTTTGACCGTGACTTCCATCGACATATCGAAGAAGTATTTGACATGTGCTATAAAAATGATGTACAGATAGCCTACTCCAATATCTGCTTTGAACTATGGTTTTTACTACATTTTGAGCAAGTCACCTCTCCTTTCAACAAATGCAAAAACTTGATATCCTATTTGCATGATGAGCACAACCTTCGCTACCAAAAGAATGGCAAAAACTATGAGCAGTTTAAGGAACTAACCCAACAGGCAATCGCCAATGCTCGCCTGCTGGAAAGCTACCATGAGTACAACACAAAAACGAAAGGTCCTAAGTATGAATGGAATCCCTACACCAATGTATATGAGCTTGTAGAGTATTTACTGGACCTCTGA
- a CDS encoding tetratricopeptide repeat protein: MTKIHTYFCQVFLILFISLGINGQPAKAQGKLPPLEDIDLLLTNVTVQLEITFGIDALYNYEFKVAQNQFQWLKQAYPEHPLPYFLLGLCEWWKIIPNTDETKYDKAFMAYMDSAVYFAEQRYKLNKKDPEASLFIAGALAFQGRLLGERHDWTEAGFKAKKALNYFEKARKNGEELGAEMDFGDGLYNYYIEWVKENYKVMRPILWFFEKGDKELGLQQLEKAGSEAFYTRIEALYYLLHIHSAPDGDKNKLYQVSKSLHRSYPKNPYFHHIYVQSLYKLKKYDTMVPSAEHLLSKVNQKQFGYSDNIGEAASYYLGDYYYQQGNYEKAEMYLKQTIAFGEKLPEKSYHYLNALNLSANIEIKQNDTAMAYSYYEKLYNQAEKKSDLYKKAKKFLKKNKEFSNPQ; this comes from the coding sequence ATGACAAAAATACACACTTACTTCTGTCAGGTATTCCTGATACTTTTTATAAGCTTGGGCATTAATGGTCAACCGGCTAAAGCTCAGGGCAAGCTGCCTCCACTAGAGGATATAGACCTTCTACTGACTAACGTAACGGTACAATTGGAAATCACCTTCGGTATCGATGCCCTTTATAACTATGAATTCAAGGTGGCTCAAAACCAATTTCAATGGCTGAAACAAGCATATCCGGAGCACCCTCTCCCTTATTTTTTACTGGGTCTATGTGAATGGTGGAAAATCATTCCCAATACAGATGAGACTAAATACGATAAAGCTTTTATGGCTTATATGGATTCAGCTGTATATTTTGCTGAACAACGCTATAAGCTCAACAAGAAGGACCCTGAGGCTTCATTGTTTATCGCTGGTGCATTAGCATTTCAAGGCAGGTTATTGGGAGAGCGCCACGACTGGACTGAAGCAGGTTTTAAAGCTAAAAAAGCCCTGAACTACTTTGAGAAAGCCCGTAAAAATGGAGAGGAACTTGGAGCTGAAATGGACTTTGGTGACGGACTCTACAACTATTATATCGAATGGGTAAAGGAAAACTATAAAGTAATGCGTCCAATATTGTGGTTCTTTGAAAAAGGAGACAAAGAACTGGGGTTGCAGCAACTTGAAAAAGCTGGCTCTGAAGCATTTTATACCCGTATTGAGGCTTTGTACTACCTGCTTCATATACACTCCGCTCCTGATGGAGATAAAAATAAATTGTATCAGGTTTCAAAGTCTTTGCACCGTTCTTACCCGAAAAACCCCTATTTCCATCACATATATGTACAGAGCCTGTACAAACTTAAAAAGTATGATACAATGGTTCCGTCTGCAGAGCATTTACTCAGCAAGGTGAATCAAAAACAGTTCGGATATAGTGACAATATCGGAGAGGCTGCTTCCTATTACTTGGGAGACTATTATTACCAACAGGGTAATTATGAAAAGGCTGAAATGTACCTCAAGCAAACAATTGCTTTTGGTGAAAAATTACCTGAGAAGTCTTACCATTACCTGAATGCCTTGAACCTTTCTGCTAATATTGAAATAAAGCAGAATGATACTGCTATGGCTTATTCCTATTATGAAAAGCTATATAATCAGGCAGAGAAAAAGAGTGACCTTTATAAAAAGGCCAAGAAGTTTCTTAAGAAAAACAAAGAGTTTTCTAATCCTCAATAA
- a CDS encoding SufE family protein has protein sequence MSINEIQDSIIDDFSILGGDRESTIFYIMELGQQLPTLEAEYQIDENLIKGCQSKVWLTTDFEGGKVTYKADSNTDITKGLISLLIRILSGRSPKEIMDADLYFIDKIGMSGVIGSQRSNGFAAMIKQMKLYALAYSAKQNA, from the coding sequence ATGTCTATCAACGAGATTCAAGATTCAATCATTGACGACTTCTCAATTTTAGGTGGAGATAGAGAAAGTACCATTTTCTATATCATGGAACTTGGTCAGCAACTGCCTACATTGGAAGCCGAATATCAAATAGATGAGAACCTGATTAAAGGCTGCCAATCGAAAGTATGGCTGACGACCGATTTTGAAGGTGGAAAAGTAACCTACAAAGCCGATAGTAACACCGACATAACAAAAGGCTTGATCAGTTTGTTGATAAGGATACTGTCTGGACGTAGTCCTAAAGAAATCATGGACGCGGATCTGTATTTTATCGACAAGATTGGTATGAGCGGCGTTATTGGTTCCCAGCGCTCCAATGGATTCGCGGCCATGATTAAACAAATGAAACTTTACGCCTTGGCATATAGTGCCAAACAAAACGCTTAA
- a CDS encoding cysteine desulfurase — protein MIDVQKIKQDFPILHQEVNGHPLVYFDNAATTQKPQSVIDALNQYYTGYNSNVHRGAHALADKATREFEATRETIQKFLNAEHLEEIIFTRGTTEGINLVAATFGKAFINEGDEIIISSLEHHSNIVPWQMLCEQKGAILKVIPVNDNGEIIFEEYLNLLSDKTKLVSVVHASNALGTINPVKDIIREAHKIGAKVLLDGAQSSAHLHIDVQDLDCDFFVFSAHKVFGPTGIGALYGKKDLLNAMPPYQGGGEMIKEVTFEKTTYNELPYKFEAGTPNIADTVAFRHALEYVNELGKDFISARENELLTYATEQLNAIDKVRIIGTAAKKVSVISFVIEGIHPYDIGMMLDARGIAIRTGHHCTQPLMNRFGLEGTARASFAVYNSLEEVDKLVEGIKRIIKMFG, from the coding sequence ATGATCGATGTTCAGAAAATAAAACAGGATTTCCCTATCCTCCATCAAGAGGTCAACGGACATCCTTTAGTATATTTTGATAATGCAGCCACTACACAAAAGCCTCAATCTGTTATTGATGCTTTGAACCAATATTATACAGGTTATAACTCAAACGTTCACCGCGGAGCTCATGCTTTGGCTGACAAAGCGACGAGAGAGTTTGAAGCAACCCGTGAAACCATCCAAAAGTTTCTGAACGCAGAACACCTAGAAGAAATTATCTTTACAAGAGGTACTACAGAAGGTATCAACTTGGTAGCAGCTACGTTTGGAAAGGCTTTTATCAATGAAGGTGATGAAATTATTATCAGTTCATTGGAGCACCATTCGAACATTGTTCCATGGCAAATGTTATGTGAACAAAAAGGGGCTATACTGAAGGTCATTCCTGTAAATGATAACGGAGAAATTATCTTTGAAGAATACCTGAACCTACTGTCTGACAAGACAAAACTGGTTTCAGTAGTACATGCATCCAATGCTTTGGGAACAATTAACCCTGTAAAGGACATCATCCGTGAAGCACATAAAATTGGTGCAAAAGTATTACTGGATGGCGCCCAATCAAGTGCTCACTTGCATATTGATGTACAGGATCTGGACTGTGATTTCTTTGTGTTCTCAGCTCATAAGGTATTCGGACCAACAGGTATCGGAGCGCTTTATGGAAAGAAAGACTTGCTTAATGCAATGCCTCCATACCAAGGTGGTGGCGAGATGATCAAGGAAGTAACATTTGAGAAAACGACCTACAACGAACTTCCTTACAAGTTTGAAGCAGGTACTCCAAACATCGCTGACACAGTGGCTTTCCGCCATGCATTGGAATATGTTAACGAGCTAGGTAAAGACTTTATCTCTGCTCGCGAAAATGAGCTACTTACTTACGCTACCGAACAACTCAATGCCATTGACAAGGTGCGTATCATTGGTACGGCTGCAAAGAAAGTAAGTGTCATCTCTTTCGTGATTGAAGGTATTCACCCTTATGATATAGGCATGATGCTGGACGCAAGAGGTATTGCTATCAGAACTGGTCACCACTGTACACAACCATTGATGAATCGCTTTGGGCTTGAAGGTACAGCACGTGCATCATTTGCAGTCTACAATAGCCTTGAGGAAGTGGACAAACTGGTAGAGGGAATTAAAAGGATCATTAAAATGTTTGGATAA
- a CDS encoding MerC domain-containing protein, translating into MINKLNRYADYIGITGSSLCLVHCILTSGATLISALMAHTHGNEHHHELNFWGWMDLSMIVVSIVAVYFAAKATHHVFIKTMLWGFLTLFVASTMGKFIMPHPAAWIEIIGWGGSLGLITTHFTNLYICRRHDGCEVRLAPVKN; encoded by the coding sequence ATGATCAACAAATTGAATAGGTACGCTGACTATATAGGTATTACAGGCTCTTCATTATGTTTGGTACATTGTATTCTGACTTCGGGAGCTACATTGATTAGTGCCTTGATGGCTCATACTCATGGAAATGAGCATCACCATGAGTTGAACTTTTGGGGGTGGATGGACTTATCAATGATTGTAGTGAGTATTGTGGCAGTATATTTTGCTGCTAAGGCGACACATCACGTTTTTATTAAAACGATGCTTTGGGGATTCCTGACGTTGTTTGTAGCCAGTACAATGGGTAAGTTTATTATGCCACATCCAGCGGCTTGGATTGAGATTATTGGCTGGGGTGGTTCATTAGGCTTGATTACGACACACTTCACCAACCTGTACATTTGCCGTAGGCATGATGGGTGTGAAGTCAGGCTTGCTCCTGTCAAGAACTAA
- a CDS encoding BrxA/BrxB family bacilliredoxin, which translates to MYPEHLTAPMKEELVADGFKDLTSAAEVSELLDNEKGTVLLVVNSVCGCAAGTARPGVRMAVKQAGVKPNVLATVFAGVDAEATAKAREYMLPYPPSSPSVALFKDGELVHFVERHHIEGRSADMIANHLVAVFNEFCK; encoded by the coding sequence ATGTATCCAGAACATTTGACTGCTCCAATGAAAGAGGAGCTGGTAGCGGATGGTTTCAAAGACCTGACTTCAGCAGCAGAAGTGTCTGAACTGCTTGACAACGAGAAAGGCACTGTACTACTTGTAGTAAACTCAGTATGTGGTTGTGCAGCTGGTACTGCTCGTCCAGGTGTTAGAATGGCTGTGAAACAAGCGGGTGTAAAACCTAACGTACTTGCAACAGTCTTTGCAGGAGTTGACGCCGAAGCTACAGCTAAAGCACGTGAGTATATGTTGCCTTACCCACCATCTTCTCCTTCAGTAGCACTGTTCAAAGATGGTGAGTTGGTACACTTCGTAGAAAGACACCACATTGAAGGTAGATCTGCGGATATGATTGCTAACCACTTAGTAGCAGTATTCAACGAGTTCTGTAAATAA
- a CDS encoding ABC transporter permease, with protein sequence MNLFKLSWKNITAKPWSTALNLILFSFGVSIISLLLILNDQLENTLEKNQAGIGLVVGAKGSPLQLILSSIYHVDVPTGNIKLAEAQKLARNPLISKGIPLALGDSYKGFRIVGTDHEYPALYETKVAAGNLWEHDLEVTIGAKIAQQFKLKVGDEFFGAHGMGEGGGHHDHHPFVVKGIFEPSGTVIDQLILTNVASVWKVHEHGDEDKKGKYKVTLGKEDHHEEEEHDKEHANHEEGQHHDDEHAEHDEHHEEDREITAMLLKFRSPMGAITLPRMINANTNMQAASPAYETARLFSLIGVGADALKALAAIIIIISGLSVFISLYNSMKERRYEIAYLRVLGATRLNLFMLIILEGIIIAVLGYLIGIGMSHFGMSILGSYLEDSWKFSFAAWQLQSEEIALLWGALAIGFVSAIIPAWQAYKTDISSTLSNQ encoded by the coding sequence ATGAACCTTTTTAAGCTTAGCTGGAAAAATATAACAGCCAAACCATGGTCCACTGCGCTGAATCTTATCCTTTTTTCTTTTGGAGTCAGTATCATCTCTTTGCTGCTTATTCTGAATGACCAACTGGAAAATACACTGGAAAAAAACCAAGCAGGCATCGGTCTTGTGGTTGGCGCAAAAGGTAGCCCTTTGCAACTGATCCTTTCCAGCATTTATCATGTGGATGTCCCTACAGGGAATATCAAGTTGGCAGAAGCTCAAAAGCTTGCCCGCAATCCACTTATCTCCAAAGGAATTCCTCTTGCTTTGGGAGACAGTTATAAAGGTTTCAGGATTGTTGGTACAGACCATGAATACCCTGCGCTTTATGAAACAAAAGTAGCCGCAGGTAACCTATGGGAACACGATCTTGAAGTAACAATAGGTGCCAAGATTGCACAGCAGTTCAAGCTGAAGGTAGGTGACGAATTCTTTGGAGCTCACGGTATGGGAGAAGGAGGCGGACACCATGATCACCACCCATTTGTTGTGAAAGGCATTTTTGAACCGTCAGGTACTGTCATTGACCAACTGATTCTGACCAATGTCGCTTCTGTATGGAAAGTACATGAGCATGGAGATGAAGACAAGAAAGGTAAGTATAAGGTAACCCTTGGAAAAGAAGATCACCATGAAGAGGAAGAGCATGATAAAGAACATGCCAATCACGAGGAAGGTCAACACCATGATGATGAACATGCAGAACATGACGAGCACCATGAAGAAGACCGTGAGATTACGGCCATGCTGCTGAAATTCCGCAGCCCTATGGGAGCCATTACGCTTCCTCGTATGATCAATGCCAATACCAATATGCAAGCAGCATCACCTGCTTACGAGACTGCACGTTTGTTCTCACTGATTGGGGTGGGAGCCGATGCACTAAAAGCCTTGGCGGCAATCATCATTATCATTTCAGGACTAAGCGTATTTATCTCGCTTTACAACTCCATGAAAGAGCGTAGATACGAGATTGCCTATCTTCGTGTGTTAGGTGCTACTCGTTTAAATCTCTTTATGCTGATTATTCTGGAAGGTATTATCATTGCTGTACTCGGTTACCTGATTGGTATCGGTATGAGTCACTTTGGCATGAGTATATTAGGAAGTTACCTTGAGGATTCATGGAAGTTCAGTTTTGCAGCCTGGCAGCTACAGTCTGAAGAAATTGCACTGCTTTGGGGTGCTTTGGCTATTGGCTTTGTCTCTGCTATTATTCCTGCATGGCAAGCTTACAAGACTGATATATCAAGTACATTAAGTAATCAATAA